The Streptomyces sp. NBC_01775 genome includes a region encoding these proteins:
- the bcp gene encoding thioredoxin-dependent thiol peroxidase — protein sequence MSERLEPGDTAPAFTLPDADGKDVSLSAHRGRKVIVYFYPAALTPGCTKQACDFTDNLELLAGQGYDVIGVSPDKPEKLAKFREKEDLEVTLVGDPSKETLEAYGAFGEKKLYGKTVTGVIRSTVVVDEEGKVERALYNVKATGHVAKLLKDLGLASSDA from the coding sequence ATGAGCGAGCGACTTGAGCCCGGCGACACCGCCCCCGCCTTCACGCTGCCGGACGCCGACGGGAAGGACGTCTCCCTCTCCGCGCACCGGGGCCGCAAGGTGATCGTGTATTTCTACCCCGCCGCGCTGACCCCGGGCTGCACGAAGCAGGCGTGCGACTTCACGGACAACCTGGAGCTGCTGGCCGGCCAGGGCTACGACGTCATCGGCGTCTCCCCGGACAAGCCGGAGAAGCTGGCGAAGTTCCGCGAGAAGGAGGACCTGGAGGTCACGCTCGTCGGAGACCCGTCCAAGGAGACGTTGGAGGCGTACGGCGCTTTCGGCGAGAAGAAGCTCTACGGCAAGACGGTCACGGGCGTCATCCGCTCCACGGTGGTCGTCGACGAGGAGGGCAAGGTCGAGCGGGCTCTCTACAACGTCAAGGCGACGGGCCATGTCGCCAAGCTCCTCAAGGACCTGGGCCTGGCCTCCTCGGACGCCTGA
- a CDS encoding DUF998 domain-containing protein produces the protein MNSQPSPYAGHRIPGAARIGAAAWIVAAVQFFAVQLAVQSGWRTPYSWATFNISDLGNVHCGKWDASRPRYVCSPLHDAMNVSFAVHGVLLLAGALLIGGCWGRGGAAVAARVLFVLNCGGWVLVGLVPADVNENLHVLGALFIMGLGNIGLVCAGFLRRDSLFGGGRLRLVTLAIAAVAQLATWLFFAQADPGIGLGGMERLAAFALDAWVLVMAVAVFRAEKPVERPAEKPAGRAHGAPGRSGTWV, from the coding sequence GTGAATTCGCAACCCTCTCCGTACGCCGGACACCGCATACCGGGGGCCGCCCGTATCGGCGCGGCGGCGTGGATCGTCGCCGCCGTGCAGTTCTTCGCCGTCCAACTGGCCGTGCAGTCCGGCTGGCGTACGCCCTACAGCTGGGCGACCTTCAACATCAGCGATCTGGGGAATGTCCACTGCGGGAAGTGGGACGCCTCCCGGCCGCGTTATGTGTGCTCACCGCTGCACGACGCCATGAACGTCTCCTTCGCCGTCCACGGAGTGCTGTTGCTGGCCGGAGCGCTGCTGATCGGTGGCTGCTGGGGGCGCGGGGGAGCGGCCGTGGCCGCCAGAGTGCTGTTCGTGCTCAATTGCGGCGGATGGGTGCTGGTGGGTCTCGTGCCCGCCGACGTCAACGAGAACCTGCATGTGCTGGGCGCGCTCTTCATCATGGGGCTGGGAAACATCGGGCTCGTGTGTGCCGGATTCCTGCGCCGGGATTCCCTTTTCGGGGGCGGACGTCTCCGCTTGGTGACCCTCGCGATCGCCGCCGTCGCGCAGTTGGCGACGTGGCTGTTCTTCGCGCAGGCCGATCCCGGAATCGGGCTGGGCGGTATGGAAAGGCTGGCGGCCTTCGCGCTGGACGCCTGGGTTCTCGTCATGGCCGTCGCGGTCTTCCGTGCGGAGAAGCCCGTCGAGAGGCCCGCCGAGAAGCCCGCCGGCCGGGCGCACGGGGCGCCCGGCCGCTCTGGGACGTGGGTGTGA
- a CDS encoding ABC transporter permease: MWVRSTMAYRTSFVIMLVASFATTFLDFAAIMIMFSHVDELGGFSLPEVAFLYGTSGVAFGLADLLLGQFERIGRRVRDGTMDVLLMRPVPVLSQVAADRFALRRLGRVSQGALVLGWSLLRLELDWSVGKALLTVSMVVCGGVIFGCVFVLGGAFQFWAQDATEVQSAFTYGGTTMLQYPPTVFGKDLVRGVTFVVPLAFVNWLPALRVLGRDDPLGLPGWLDFAAPAVALLCCAVTGLAWRAGLRAYRSTGS; encoded by the coding sequence ATGTGGGTGCGCTCGACGATGGCGTACCGGACCTCCTTCGTGATCATGCTGGTGGCCAGCTTCGCGACGACGTTCCTCGACTTCGCCGCGATCATGATCATGTTCTCCCACGTGGACGAGCTGGGCGGCTTCTCGCTGCCCGAGGTGGCCTTTCTCTACGGCACCTCCGGCGTCGCCTTCGGCCTGGCCGACCTGCTGCTCGGACAGTTCGAACGGATCGGCCGGCGGGTGCGCGACGGCACGATGGACGTCCTGCTGATGCGGCCCGTGCCGGTCCTCAGCCAGGTGGCGGCCGACCGCTTCGCGCTGCGCAGGCTGGGACGGGTCAGCCAGGGGGCGCTGGTGCTGGGCTGGTCGCTCTTGCGGCTCGAGTTGGACTGGAGCGTGGGCAAGGCGCTGCTGACGGTGTCGATGGTGGTGTGCGGCGGCGTCATCTTCGGCTGTGTGTTCGTCCTCGGCGGCGCCTTCCAGTTCTGGGCGCAGGACGCCACGGAGGTGCAGAGCGCCTTCACCTACGGCGGCACGACGATGCTCCAGTACCCGCCGACCGTCTTCGGCAAGGACCTGGTGCGCGGGGTGACGTTCGTGGTGCCGCTGGCCTTCGTCAACTGGCTGCCCGCGCTGCGCGTGCTGGGCCGGGACGATCCGCTGGGGCTCCCCGGCTGGCTGGACTTCGCCGCTCCCGCCGTCGCGCTGCTGTGCTGCGCGGTGACGGGCCTGGCATGGCGGGCCGGGCTGCGCGCGTACCGCAGCACCGGCAGTTGA
- a CDS encoding GroES family chaperonin, with protein sequence MLHDRVLVRTDTSEGERRSSGGIVIPATAAVGRRLDWAEVVAVGQNVRTVEPGDRVLYDPEDRAEVEVRGVAYILMRERDLHAVAAERLQGSEDSTGLYL encoded by the coding sequence ATGCTGCACGACCGCGTGCTCGTACGGACGGACACCAGCGAGGGCGAGCGCCGCTCCTCCGGCGGCATCGTGATTCCCGCGACGGCGGCCGTCGGACGCAGGCTCGACTGGGCCGAGGTGGTCGCCGTCGGCCAGAACGTACGCACGGTCGAGCCGGGGGACCGCGTGCTGTACGACCCGGAGGACCGGGCCGAGGTGGAGGTGCGCGGCGTCGCGTACATCCTGATGCGCGAACGCGACCTCCACGCCGTGGCCGCCGAACGCCTCCAGGGCTCCGAGGACTCGACGGGCCTGTACCTGTAG
- a CDS encoding response regulator transcription factor, with amino-acid sequence MTTDDAEPVITVLIADDEELTRTGLRALLSAKPDLEVVGEAADGADVLGMAERLRPDVVLMDVRMPRLDGIEATRLLRSALSDPPKVVVITTFENDEYVYDALRAGASGFIRKSAPSRQIAHAIRLVATGDSVLFPEAVRRLAAGRTAPAGGAPGLTVREREVLRLMAQGRSNQEAAAELRVSLETVKTHVGNVLAKLGAGNRTQAVVLAYEGGLVGLASDTP; translated from the coding sequence ATGACCACGGATGACGCCGAGCCGGTCATCACCGTGCTCATCGCCGACGACGAGGAACTCACCCGCACCGGACTGCGCGCCCTGCTGTCGGCCAAACCCGACCTCGAAGTCGTCGGCGAGGCGGCCGACGGCGCCGACGTGCTCGGCATGGCCGAGCGGCTGCGCCCCGACGTCGTCTTGATGGACGTCCGGATGCCCCGGCTGGACGGCATCGAGGCGACCCGGCTGCTGCGCTCGGCGCTGTCCGACCCGCCGAAGGTCGTGGTGATCACCACGTTCGAGAACGACGAGTACGTCTACGACGCGCTGCGCGCCGGGGCCAGCGGCTTCATCCGCAAGAGCGCGCCGTCCCGGCAGATCGCGCACGCCATCCGGCTGGTGGCCACCGGCGACTCCGTGCTGTTCCCCGAGGCGGTCCGCCGCCTGGCCGCCGGCCGCACCGCCCCCGCCGGCGGGGCCCCAGGCCTCACGGTGCGCGAGCGGGAGGTCCTCCGCCTCATGGCGCAGGGCCGGTCCAACCAGGAGGCGGCGGCGGAACTGCGGGTAAGCCTGGAGACCGTCAAGACGCATGTGGGCAACGTGCTGGCCAAACTGGGCGCGGGCAACCGCACCCAGGCGGTCGTCCTGGCCTACGAGGGCGGCCTGGTGGGCCTCGCGTCGGACACCCCGTGA
- a CDS encoding DMT family transporter yields the protein MAWILLIVAGLVEVAWAIGLKFTEGFTRLWPSVFTVAGFGVSMVLLSLAAKSLPIGTAYGVWVGIGAAGAAVIGMLVLGEPVTAARIFFVCLLLVAVVGLKATSGH from the coding sequence ATGGCCTGGATCCTGCTCATCGTCGCCGGTCTCGTCGAGGTCGCCTGGGCGATCGGCCTCAAGTTCACCGAGGGCTTCACCCGCCTGTGGCCCAGCGTGTTCACCGTGGCCGGGTTCGGCGTGAGCATGGTGTTGCTGTCGCTCGCCGCGAAGTCGCTGCCGATCGGTACGGCGTACGGCGTGTGGGTCGGCATCGGGGCCGCGGGGGCGGCCGTCATCGGGATGCTCGTTCTCGGTGAACCTGTCACCGCTGCCCGGATCTTCTTCGTCTGCCTGTTGCTGGTGGCCGTCGTCGGCCTGAAGGCGACCTCGGGCCACTGA
- a CDS encoding sensor histidine kinase, whose amino-acid sequence MGIGIRRGVVRRICRGGIHAATGALLSVPPLVVALTVTPPAWPPALRFPVFGLALCAVVGAMGVPRAARRGSVRLANRLLDAGLPAPAAPATHRSPGRWVNRARTSAYLAAHMALGTTVTAVAALALFAAVLFPSVWLDGGGPVAVFGTTVRVPSGPPGLWTAAVCAGSLALGCAVAAGGAVAVRSPARALLGHRAAERLAAVEKQRDLLARRNRLAQELHDSIGHTLTAATIQAAVAGELMDSDPVAARRALTSIEETSRAAMDDLDHVLGVLRARQSDTAPQRTLTDLGPLTERVREAGTGLHVETSGDLDKVPAAVSREAYRIIQEGLTNALRHGTRSAAGAEAGPGISLRVAARDGWLEVTLTNPVDAAAPFRPGRTARGNGLTGVAERVRLLRGELSAGADGEQGTRWRLAARIPLRSTP is encoded by the coding sequence ATGGGCATAGGCATACGCAGGGGCGTGGTCAGGCGCATCTGCCGGGGCGGGATCCACGCGGCCACCGGCGCGCTCCTCAGCGTCCCGCCACTGGTCGTGGCCCTGACCGTCACCCCTCCCGCGTGGCCCCCGGCGCTCCGCTTCCCGGTGTTCGGCCTGGCCCTGTGCGCGGTCGTCGGGGCCATGGGCGTCCCCCGTGCGGCCCGTCGGGGAAGTGTGCGGCTGGCCAACCGGCTGCTGGACGCCGGACTCCCCGCCCCGGCCGCACCGGCCACGCACCGGTCGCCCGGCCGGTGGGTGAACCGCGCGCGGACCTCCGCCTATCTGGCCGCGCACATGGCGCTCGGCACGACCGTGACAGCGGTGGCCGCCCTGGCGCTGTTCGCGGCCGTCCTCTTCCCCTCCGTATGGCTCGACGGCGGCGGGCCGGTCGCGGTCTTCGGCACGACCGTGCGGGTGCCTTCCGGCCCGCCGGGCCTGTGGACGGCGGCCGTCTGCGCCGGGAGCCTGGCGCTCGGCTGCGCGGTGGCCGCCGGTGGCGCGGTGGCGGTGCGCTCGCCCGCCCGGGCCCTCCTCGGCCACCGCGCCGCCGAGCGGCTGGCGGCCGTGGAGAAGCAGCGGGACCTGCTGGCCCGGCGCAACAGGCTGGCCCAGGAGTTGCACGACTCGATCGGCCACACCCTGACCGCCGCCACCATCCAGGCCGCCGTCGCCGGAGAGCTGATGGACAGCGACCCGGTCGCGGCCCGGCGCGCCCTCACCAGCATCGAGGAGACCTCACGCGCCGCGATGGACGACCTCGACCATGTGCTCGGCGTCCTGCGCGCGCGGCAGTCGGACACCGCCCCGCAGCGCACCCTCACCGACCTCGGCCCCCTGACGGAACGGGTCCGGGAGGCCGGTACGGGGCTGCACGTCGAGACCTCGGGCGACCTGGACAAAGTCCCGGCGGCGGTCTCACGGGAGGCATACCGCATCATCCAGGAGGGCCTCACCAACGCCCTGCGGCACGGCACGCGTTCGGCGGCAGGGGCGGAGGCGGGGCCGGGGATCAGCCTGCGGGTCGCGGCCAGGGACGGCTGGCTGGAGGTGACGCTCACCAACCCCGTCGACGCTGCGGCCCCCTTCCGCCCCGGCCGGACCGCCAGGGGGAACGGGCTGACCGGCGTCGCCGAGCGGGTCCGGCTGTTGCGCGGCGAGCTGTCCGCCGGGGCCGACGGCGAACAGGGCACGCGCTGGCGGCTGGCCGCCCGCATACCGCTACGGTCAACGCCATGA
- a CDS encoding SGNH/GDSL hydrolase family protein, translating into MGYALLAGLAAIVVLVSTAIFIGVGDSDSGQGGGSSQARNDASPASSGNWIGSWSASPAAAEPNSRDGYANMSIRNVVHTSVGGTGARIQLSNLFGNRPLTVSHATIALAAAPSNPTAAAGTMRRLTFGNKSSVTIPAGGEVTSDAVRLNVPHAADLLVTTYSPSPSGPVTYHPYARQTSYVAEGDRAEETAGTAFNQQSPYWRYLTGVDVWSAETQGAVAVLGDSITDGITSSPGANRRWTDFLAERLRTERDAPRLSVLNGGVSGNRVLVDGSKFSPNNGPSALTRMNRDVLSRTGVKAVVIEMGLNDVIKPPRQRNPTKIVNGLRDLVRQAHARGLRVVGSTLTPFGGHRGYTPRLDATRRAVNEQIRAGKVFDAVVDFDAALRDPAHPERLRAAYDSGDHLHPSDNGYRAMAQAMDLKALKGSSPAKL; encoded by the coding sequence ATGGGTTATGCCCTGCTCGCCGGATTGGCGGCGATCGTGGTCCTCGTCTCGACCGCGATATTCATCGGGGTCGGAGACAGCGACAGCGGCCAGGGGGGAGGTTCCTCCCAGGCGCGTAACGACGCGTCCCCGGCCTCCTCGGGCAACTGGATCGGCAGCTGGTCGGCGTCTCCCGCCGCGGCGGAGCCCAACAGCCGCGACGGCTACGCGAACATGTCGATACGGAACGTGGTGCACACCTCCGTCGGCGGCACGGGCGCCCGCATCCAGCTCTCCAACCTCTTCGGCAACCGGCCGCTGACCGTCTCGCACGCGACGATCGCGCTGGCGGCGGCGCCCAGCAACCCCACGGCCGCCGCGGGCACCATGCGCCGGCTCACGTTCGGCAACAAGTCCTCGGTCACCATCCCCGCGGGCGGCGAGGTCACCAGCGACGCGGTCCGGCTCAACGTGCCGCACGCCGCCGACCTGCTGGTCACCACCTACTCGCCGAGCCCCTCGGGCCCCGTCACATACCACCCCTACGCGCGCCAGACCAGCTACGTCGCCGAGGGCGACCGGGCCGAGGAGACGGCGGGCACGGCCTTCAACCAGCAGAGCCCGTACTGGCGTTACCTCACCGGGGTCGACGTGTGGAGCGCCGAGACCCAGGGCGCCGTCGCCGTGCTGGGCGACTCGATCACCGACGGCATCACCTCCAGCCCCGGCGCCAACCGCCGCTGGACCGACTTCCTGGCCGAGCGGCTGCGCACCGAGCGGGACGCGCCCCGGCTGAGCGTGCTCAACGGCGGGGTCAGCGGCAACCGCGTGCTGGTCGACGGCAGCAAGTTCTCACCCAACAACGGCCCCAGCGCGCTCACCCGGATGAACCGCGACGTGCTCTCCCGTACAGGTGTCAAAGCCGTGGTCATCGAGATGGGCCTCAACGACGTCATCAAACCGCCCCGCCAGCGCAACCCGACCAAGATCGTGAACGGGCTGCGGGATCTGGTGCGGCAGGCGCACGCGCGCGGACTGCGGGTCGTCGGCTCGACCCTCACGCCCTTCGGCGGCCACCGGGGCTACACCCCGCGCCTGGACGCCACCCGGCGCGCGGTCAACGAGCAGATCCGCGCGGGCAAGGTCTTCGACGCCGTGGTCGACTTCGACGCGGCCCTGCGCGACCCCGCGCACCCCGAGCGGCTGCGCGCGGCCTACGACTCGGGCGACCACCTGCACCCGAGCGACAACGGCTACCGCGCGATGGCCCAGGCGATGGACCTCAAGGCGCTGAAGGGCTCCAGCCCCGCCAAGCTGTGA
- a CDS encoding ABC transporter ATP-binding protein, with protein sequence MAGRAARVPQHRQLTQAAPTVDGRRGVTVGDDGGIDGRTDGFIDVRDLEKSFRVRRKAGFLRRTAEEVRAVDGISFALRRGEMAGFIGPNGAGKSTTVKMLTGILTPTAGRLRVAGVDPQRERTRLVRRIGVVFGQRTTLWWDLPLRDSYGLVRRMYRIPKARYEANLERCVELLELGGLLDVPVRQLSLGQRMRGDITAALLHDPDVLYLDEPTIGLDVVSKARVREFLADLNAQRGTTVLLTTHDLSDIEHLCKRVVVIDHGRLMYDGALAGLHEAGESRRTLVVDLERELPPIEGVEGARTVRTEGPRQWLTFPASASAAPLVARIAADYPLVDLSVREPAIEDVIARMYAGEGRG encoded by the coding sequence ATGGCGGGCCGGGCTGCGCGCGTACCGCAGCACCGGCAGTTGACGCAAGCAGCACCGACGGTTGACGGAAGGCGGGGAGTGACTGTGGGCGACGACGGCGGTATCGACGGCCGCACCGACGGGTTCATCGACGTAAGGGACCTGGAGAAGTCCTTCAGAGTCCGCCGCAAGGCCGGCTTCCTGCGGCGCACGGCCGAGGAGGTGCGCGCCGTGGACGGCATATCCTTCGCGCTGCGGCGCGGCGAGATGGCGGGGTTCATCGGGCCCAACGGCGCGGGCAAGTCGACCACCGTCAAGATGCTCACCGGCATTCTCACGCCCACCGCCGGGCGGCTGCGGGTCGCGGGCGTGGACCCCCAGCGGGAGCGCACCCGGCTGGTACGGCGCATCGGCGTCGTCTTCGGGCAGCGCACCACCTTGTGGTGGGACCTGCCGCTGCGCGACTCCTACGGGCTGGTGCGCCGGATGTACCGCATCCCCAAGGCCCGCTACGAGGCCAACCTGGAGCGCTGCGTCGAACTGCTGGAGCTGGGCGGGCTGCTGGATGTGCCGGTGCGACAGCTCTCGCTGGGCCAGCGGATGCGCGGCGACATCACGGCGGCACTGCTGCACGACCCCGACGTGCTCTACCTGGACGAGCCGACCATCGGCCTCGACGTCGTCAGCAAGGCCAGGGTGCGGGAGTTCCTGGCGGACCTGAACGCCCAGCGGGGCACCACGGTGCTGCTGACCACCCACGACCTGAGCGACATCGAGCACCTGTGCAAGCGGGTGGTGGTCATCGACCACGGCCGTCTGATGTACGACGGGGCGCTGGCCGGGCTGCACGAGGCCGGCGAGAGCAGGCGGACGCTGGTGGTGGACCTGGAGCGCGAACTGCCCCCGATCGAGGGAGTGGAGGGCGCCCGCACCGTCCGCACGGAGGGGCCGCGCCAGTGGCTCACCTTCCCCGCCTCGGCCAGCGCGGCACCCCTGGTCGCCCGGATAGCGGCCGACTACCCGCTGGTGGACCTCTCGGTCAGAGAACCGGCTATCGAGGATGTGATCGCGCGGATGTACGCGGGGGAGGGCCGGGGGTAA
- a CDS encoding transglycosylase domain-containing protein produces the protein MSDEPNSEAGSQKKEADGPATAGGKRRRTGWRRLLPTWRMVLGGLLLVILLISGALVAGYLLVSIPAPNKAAAAQTNVFLYADGTQIARDGEVNRENVNLDQVPKTTQHAVLAAEDRDFYNESAVDPKAMVRAGWNTVTGKGRQSGSTITQQYVKNYYLEQDQTVSRKAKEFFIALKLDREVSKNDILQGYLNTSYFGRNAYGIQSAAHAYYGKDVSKLTPEEGAYLAALVNSPNAYDTRAHPENKHRAIARWEYVLDGMVKEGWLSKASRDGAKFPEPDKAKPPGNMAGERGYLVEAVKNHLIGNKIIDERRLAAGGFRITTTIQPKKQKAMRDAVDDKLMSQLNKKNRKIDKHVRAGGSSVDPKTGDVVAMYGGIGYTKQYVNNATRRDYQVGSTFKPFIFTSALQNKSKTQGNLPITPRTIYDGTNKREVVSDGKGTDYSPANEDDRSYGRIPVTTALDKSVNSVFAQMGVDVGPKRVKDTAIDLGVPKSVPNMPEDGSIALGVTTASTLDMAEAYATLANHGKHGSYSLVRKATRGGEVVNLPDHDPEQAVPRVAADTTTAIMRSVVKNGTGRAAQSAGRPAAGKTGTAEEDKAAWFAGYTPDLATVISVMGQDSKSGVQKPLYGAGGESRVNGGGFPAEIWGAYTKTALKGRPVKDFKLETNGNADLPSTQPPRTNGPTTTPPGTDTPDTPTNKPTNKPTDDPSTPEPPPTTPTIPPTPTDPGIGGVDGGNVNGGNDPGGANGDPSGGIGENGVPGGGGGVRSQRSR, from the coding sequence ATGAGTGACGAGCCGAACAGCGAGGCCGGCAGCCAGAAGAAGGAGGCGGACGGCCCTGCCACGGCCGGCGGCAAACGGCGCCGCACCGGCTGGCGCCGCCTGCTGCCCACCTGGCGGATGGTGCTGGGCGGGCTGCTGCTGGTCATCCTGCTGATCTCCGGCGCGCTGGTCGCCGGATACCTGCTCGTCAGCATTCCCGCGCCGAACAAGGCGGCGGCGGCGCAGACCAATGTCTTCCTGTATGCCGACGGCACCCAGATCGCCCGCGACGGCGAGGTCAACCGGGAGAACGTCAATCTCGATCAGGTGCCCAAGACGACCCAGCACGCGGTGCTGGCCGCCGAGGACCGGGACTTCTACAACGAGTCGGCGGTCGACCCCAAGGCGATGGTCCGCGCGGGCTGGAACACGGTCACCGGCAAAGGCCGCCAGTCCGGTTCCACCATCACCCAGCAGTATGTGAAGAACTACTACCTGGAGCAGGATCAGACGGTCTCCCGCAAGGCCAAGGAGTTCTTCATCGCGCTCAAGCTCGACCGCGAGGTGAGCAAGAACGACATCCTCCAGGGCTATCTGAACACCAGCTACTTCGGCCGCAACGCCTACGGCATCCAGTCGGCGGCCCACGCCTACTACGGCAAGGACGTCAGCAAACTCACGCCGGAGGAGGGCGCCTACCTCGCCGCGCTGGTCAACTCCCCCAACGCCTACGACACCCGCGCCCACCCGGAGAACAAGCACCGGGCCATCGCGCGCTGGGAGTACGTGCTGGACGGCATGGTCAAGGAGGGCTGGCTCAGCAAGGCGTCCCGCGACGGGGCGAAGTTCCCCGAGCCCGACAAGGCCAAGCCGCCGGGGAACATGGCGGGCGAGCGCGGGTATCTGGTGGAGGCGGTCAAGAACCACCTCATCGGCAACAAGATCATCGATGAGCGGCGGCTGGCCGCCGGCGGCTTCCGGATCACCACCACGATCCAGCCCAAGAAGCAGAAGGCCATGCGCGACGCGGTCGACGACAAGCTGATGTCCCAGCTGAACAAGAAGAACCGCAAGATCGACAAGCACGTCCGCGCGGGCGGCTCCTCGGTGGATCCGAAGACCGGCGATGTCGTCGCGATGTACGGCGGCATCGGCTACACCAAGCAGTACGTCAACAACGCCACCCGGCGCGATTACCAGGTGGGCTCCACCTTCAAGCCGTTCATCTTCACCTCTGCCCTTCAGAACAAGTCCAAGACCCAGGGCAACCTGCCGATCACGCCGCGCACGATCTATGACGGCACCAACAAGCGCGAGGTCGTCAGCGACGGCAAGGGCACGGACTACTCCCCCGCCAACGAGGACGACAGGTCCTACGGCCGGATTCCGGTCACCACGGCCCTGGACAAGTCCGTGAACAGCGTCTTCGCGCAGATGGGCGTGGACGTCGGCCCCAAGCGGGTCAAGGACACCGCGATCGACCTGGGCGTCCCCAAGAGCGTGCCGAACATGCCGGAGGACGGCTCGATCGCCCTCGGTGTCACCACGGCCTCCACCCTGGACATGGCCGAGGCGTACGCGACGCTCGCCAACCACGGCAAGCACGGCTCCTACAGCCTGGTGCGCAAGGCCACCCGCGGCGGCGAGGTCGTCAACCTGCCCGACCACGACCCCGAGCAGGCCGTCCCCCGGGTCGCCGCCGACACCACGACGGCGATCATGCGCAGCGTCGTCAAGAACGGCACCGGCCGGGCGGCCCAGTCGGCGGGCCGCCCGGCCGCGGGCAAGACGGGCACCGCCGAGGAGGACAAGGCGGCCTGGTTCGCGGGCTACACCCCCGATCTGGCCACCGTCATCAGCGTGATGGGCCAGGACTCGAAAAGCGGTGTGCAAAAGCCGCTGTACGGCGCCGGAGGGGAGTCCCGCGTCAACGGCGGCGGCTTCCCAGCGGAGATCTGGGGCGCCTACACCAAGACGGCCCTCAAGGGCCGCCCGGTCAAGGACTTCAAGCTGGAGACCAACGGCAACGCCGACCTGCCCAGCACCCAGCCGCCCCGCACCAACGGCCCCACAACCACGCCGCCCGGCACGGACACGCCGGACACACCCACGAACAAGCCCACGAACAAGCCCACGGACGACCCCTCCACGCCCGAGCCGCCGCCCACCACGCCGACGATTCCCCCGACCCCGACCGACCCCGGCATCGGCGGGGTCGACGGCGGCAACGTCAACGGCGGGAACGACCCCGGGGGCGCCAACGGCGATCCGAGCGGCGGCATCGGGGAGAACGGCGTTCCGGGCGGCGGAGGCGGCGTCCGGAGCCAGAGAAGCAGGTGA
- a CDS encoding ABC transporter permease, which yields MRLLRLYFTVAASGFRRYATYRVATAAGVFTNTVFGFILTFTFIALWNERPQLGGYDQSQALTFVWTGQALLAAAALMGGGFQEEFHERIRNGDVAVDLYRPVDLQLWWLASDLGRAAFQLLGRGIVPMTAGALAFDLALPVSPGVWLLFLVSAGVGTVVSFALRYLFALCGFWLLDATGLGALSVLLSVFFSGMLLPLTVFPGALGEIVRWLPWAATLQVPADVLLGVRQGGTAVTGLAFQAGWALVLLGAGRLLQAAATRKVVVQGG from the coding sequence ATGCGCTTACTCCGCCTCTATTTCACCGTGGCCGCGAGTGGATTCCGGCGATACGCCACCTACCGGGTGGCAACGGCGGCCGGGGTCTTCACCAACACCGTCTTCGGATTCATCCTCACGTTCACCTTCATCGCCCTGTGGAACGAGCGGCCCCAGCTCGGAGGTTACGACCAGTCCCAGGCACTGACGTTCGTGTGGACCGGACAGGCGCTGCTGGCCGCTGCGGCCCTGATGGGCGGTGGCTTCCAGGAGGAGTTCCACGAGCGGATCCGCAACGGCGATGTGGCCGTCGACCTGTACCGGCCCGTCGACCTCCAGCTGTGGTGGCTCGCCTCCGACCTCGGGCGCGCCGCCTTCCAGCTGCTGGGCCGCGGCATCGTCCCGATGACTGCCGGGGCACTGGCGTTCGACCTCGCGCTGCCGGTGTCCCCGGGTGTGTGGCTGCTGTTCCTGGTGTCGGCGGGGGTGGGCACGGTGGTGAGCTTCGCGCTGCGTTACCTCTTCGCGCTGTGCGGCTTCTGGCTGCTGGACGCGACCGGGCTCGGCGCCCTGTCCGTGCTGCTGAGCGTCTTCTTCTCCGGGATGCTGCTGCCGCTGACCGTCTTCCCCGGCGCGCTCGGCGAGATCGTGCGGTGGCTGCCGTGGGCCGCCACGCTCCAGGTGCCGGCCGATGTGCTGCTGGGGGTGCGTCAGGGCGGGACGGCGGTGACGGGCCTCGCCTTCCAGGCGGGCTGGGCGCTGGTGCTGCTGGGCGCCGGGCGGCTGCTCCAGGCGGCGGCCACGCGCAAGGTGGTGGTCCAGGGTGGCTGA
- a CDS encoding DUF3618 domain-containing protein gives MPEARTPADIEADIVRRRADLAAALDEIAVRVHPKTVMGDAKAKAAAALDRTAGRAYVAANRAVTDVRGQFVSEDGTPRLERVVPVALVSVALVGGLFALSARRRRR, from the coding sequence GTGCCGGAAGCCAGGACCCCCGCGGACATCGAGGCGGACATCGTCCGCAGGCGAGCGGATCTCGCGGCAGCGCTGGACGAGATCGCCGTACGCGTTCACCCGAAGACCGTCATGGGAGATGCCAAGGCGAAGGCCGCGGCGGCGCTCGACCGCACCGCGGGGCGCGCGTACGTCGCCGCCAACCGCGCGGTCACGGACGTACGCGGGCAGTTCGTCAGCGAGGACGGGACGCCCAGGCTGGAGCGGGTGGTCCCCGTCGCGCTCGTCAGCGTCGCCCTCGTCGGCGGTCTGTTCGCACTTTCCGCCCGGCGCCGACGCCGCTGA